The genomic segment ACTTTAGCAAGCTTCTGCTTCACTTCACAAGGCAACCTTCTTTTGATAGTGGTAGATGAAGCATCAATATCCTGAACTTCCATAGTTGATAGTCTTGCTGTTACAAATATTGAGTAGACAGTAGCAAGTTATAGAGAACACATCTTAAACTTCTTTGTAAGCAAGAAATTGAACATACAAAAGTAACCACACAACTCACATTGTGCAACAACTTTCTCCAACTCTCTCATTGCCCTTTCAAGCATTATTCCTTTTGTCCTCAAATTAGAAACATCTTTTGACTGCAAAGAGTGACTTTTCTGGCAATTTTGAATATAAGATCACCTTAATTAGTCTAAGCACATGCAAATCATTATACAACTTTGAAACAACAAAGATGAAAAACAAAATTGCCAGGACAAGAAGTAAAATGTACCAACCTTTATACATTAGAAAGAAGTTAACATTCAGAAGTTAGTTCATCAACATTCTTTCTCAgctcaattattaaaaaattatagcaGTAACAATTTTGGCCCCAAAAGGCAACAACGTTCTACCCCTTCATGTATAAAAGCCAATTAGTATTGCTTAACAATTTTTTGAACTTGGAAGTCTTCTATCCATGGGTTCTACCAATATTTGAGACAATTTAAACCAAAACACTATTGTTAGGTTATTGCAAAAGTTCATGCATGCTAACATTTGGCTCCTTAATTAAAGAGCTACTGCTTAGATGTCCTGTTCTtgtttacataaaaattaaaagaatagaaGAAACATGGAACCACTCAGCAAACAAGAACTTGATACATATAAATTGTTACCTTGTCCAACTTCAAAAGCTTATCATTTCCACCATCAATGGTTTGAAGAAAGAAGACAGCTATCAATTGTGTATGAGTAATTTTCCAGTCACTATTACTTTCtaatttctttttccataagTCATGTTATGTAATCACATGTACTTTAGCCAGACATTAGAAAAATCCCATGTCATGTGTGTTTCTAATCTGATAGAAAAACACAGGAGGTTTGAATCTATCATCAGATATAACTTTAAAATCAAAAGAAACGACAATAAATTATCTACATTTCTAAGCATGTAAGTTAATCTGCTCACATCCTACTCGAGCTTGACTTGCTAAGTGCTCATAGATCAATTTAATTGCTATCAAGTCCGAGTAAGTTTCAGCTTGCTAAGATgacttttactaatttttttgtaCTTGATCTATAATATTACATATAGAAATATTATTCCAAAACTTGAAAGTTGTGATTAACCTGATATAGCTAAATTTTCAGTTAATATACATTTAGTTAAGAGTTGAGCATCAACACTAAGACAATGCGAAAGCCATCCACTATTACAGACTATGGTAGGATATAGATACATGAATCTATGGAATGAGAATAAGGATTCTAACTATGAAAGCTAATTAtaacaatttaatttcaaattctaAATAGGAATCAATTATATCAAAAACTGTTGAAAATCTTTGATTATTTGATAGCACTGAATAGCATATCTTTAGATATTACAGCCGATTTTTAGAGATACAAATTGGATATATTCTTAATTGATTCAATGCTTCATGTATATATAGTTGTACATATTTCTAATAAGTACGTAATTTTTAGAGAGTTTTTCCTCAATACATTAGAGTATTTATCTCTAATTTCATCATGGTATCAGTTTTTTTATCAGACTTCTGtgattttttttctgattttaaaATTTGTTCCAAAAATCTTATAAAACACAAAATTGGTACTTTCCACCCTAGTCTTATTTTTCTCTCTCTCCGCCCCTACCATTGGAGTCGAAATACACTCGCCAGCGAAACCCCAAACTCTGGTGACCAGAAGACCCATGCGTGGGCCTCATGTGCCGTTGCAAGCTTCTGCAGCTTCGTTTCACGCACCGCGTGTGGACTTCACCTGCTGCTGCCGTGTTTTTTCCGACGCCGCCACTGTGCTCTCTGCTCCCTTCTGGTCATTCTCCTCTAAGCGGTGGTGTTTTTTGGCTAAGTTTTTCTTGGGATctcttttgtgttctttttaggtgttttccccCCCTAATTTTCCAAGCAATTTTTTTTGGGTATTAGTTGTTTTTCCGGCCTTATGTCTAAGGACGAGAAGCTCGTGATTCCAACCGATAACCTTTTGTTGCAAATTAGTCCTATGAAGCTTGATGGACATAATTACCTTACTCAGTCAAGGTCCTATTTCTTGTTTATCAAGGCTCGTGGCCTGCAAGGATACATCACCAGTGCAACATCGAAACCTAAACTCAATGATTCAACATTTAGTCTGTGGGATTCAACAAACTCTCTTGTTATGGCATGGCTTATCAACTCTATGCAACCCAATATTTCCAAAACTTATTTGCTACTTGATGTTGCAAAAAAATTTTGAACTCTGCTACTCTCACCTACACTCGTGTTGAAAATAATGCGCAAATTTTTGAGATTTGTAATAAGGTCCACGGTACAAAATAGGGTAGCTAATAACTTCtcaatattttgttaaattaagtGCGTTGTGGCAAGAACTTGATTATTACAAAGATTTTCAGGCGTCTTGCACCAATAATGCCGAAAAATTTCAGAAGATGGTGGAAAACGAGCGCATTTTTTATTGCTTGGTTGGGTTGAATACTGAGTATGATTAGATTTGAGTTTAAGTTCTTGGCAAAACTCCTTTTCCTTCTCTCCATGAGGCATACTCCTATGAACAATAAGAGGAGAGTCATCGTGTTGTTATACTTTATAATCTATCTTTTAAGAAAGTTGGTCTCATTCCTAATCAGGATGGTCCATCGGGTGGTAAGTTTAACAAGGATCACTTGACGTGTGATTACTGTAGTAAGCCTCGACACACTAAAGATCCGTGCTAAAAGTTGTATGGTCACCCCACTTGAGGTTGTGGTAGAAAACAAGGGGATAATACTCGACCTCAGGCACATTTGTCAGACTCTGTGACAACAGAGGACAAGTCCACTTCTACTGGGAGTTTTACCTCGGACGAGATTCAACATCTCCGACGCCTCTTGTCTCAATTGGACTCTACCTCGATTGCTAAGTCTAATCATTCGAACTCAAGTACTGTTTTAAATACTCCATCTACTTCTAAATCTTGGATTATTGATTCCGGTGCGAATAGACATGACAGGGTCAAACAAAAGCTAGTTAAACTATACTACGTGTCTATATAAAGATAGCATGCGAATAGTCGATGGCTCTCTTACCTTCATCTCTAGAACAGGTTCTATTGTTTGTACTCCTAATCTCACTTTATCCTCTATCCTTCATATTCCTAAATTTCCAGTTAACCTCTTATCTGTTAGTACTATCACTAAAATCTTAAATTGTAAACTTAAAAATTCTTTCCTAATTACCGTGTCTTTCAGGACCTCCAAACAGGGAAGACGATTGGCAATGGTAGATTGTGTAATGATTTATATCTTCTAGATCGATCGCCCAATATGTCTCAAGCCTTAGTTGGAGACAATAAAGGTGTCAATCGAGAGATAATTCAGTGACATAAGCGGTTAAGACATCCATCATTTACTGTTCTTGCCAAGATGTTTCCTACTTTGTTTTCAAGAACTCAATTAGACTTTTTAATTTGTGATGCCTATAAGTTTGCTAAGCATACAACAAATAGTTATCCTTTACGTCATAATAGAAGTACTGTTTCTTTTAAGATTATTTATTCGGATGTTTGGGGCCCTACTCGCCTTCTTTATCTAGTAATCGTTAGTTTGTTACATTTATTGACTGTTGCACTCGGATGACATTGGTATTTTTTATTAAAGTCCAAAAGTGatgttttctcatattttcgttctttttataaattaattactaCTCAGTTTAATGCTAAGgttaaattttgcaaaatgataATGGAATCGAGTATAACTTTAATGATTATATAGAATCATATGGGATTTTGGATTAGACCAGTTGTCCAGATACAAATGCTCAGAATGATGTTGCCAAAAGAAAAAATCAACATCTTTTGGAGGTTGTTAGATCACTTATGTTCACTATGAACCTCTCAAAGCCTCACTAGGGGGATGCGATTTTGGTTGCTACTTATCTCATTAATATGATGCCTCTTCGAGTCCTTGATTTTAAAAGTCTCATTGAAACCTTATAGGGCAAGACAGATTATCCAATTTCACCGAAGGCCTTTGGTTGTGTTTGCTTCATTCATCTTTGACATAAGAGCAAACTGGACTCTCGAGCAATCAAATGTGTTTTCATTGGATACTCTCCTACAcaaaagggttacaaatgttatcATCTGTCATCTAGAAAGTATTATGTAAATATGGATGTAACATTTCGTGAGAATGAACTTTACTTTTCTTCATCACAACCATCTCTTCAGGGAGAGGTTATTGAAAATGAAAGATACACCCTATTTTGTTACCTTTCAGAGGGAGAATTTAGTTCCAGTAGAGACTTAGGTTCAAGGGAAGACTAGTGGAGGATTGTTGGATAGACTTGATTTAAGAACTTACACTAAGAAAAGCAAGAAAAAAGATGCCATCTTACAATCTACTTTACGCCTTGACTCTTCACTATCATGTGAGTAGACTGAGAAAGCAAGAAAGAAGATGTCATCACATGAAAGTTCCTCCAGGATTCAAAGATAAGAACACTAAAGGAAAGGTATGTAGACTGAAAAAGACCCTATATGGACTAAAGCAATCCCCCAAAACCTGATTTGACAGATTTAGTAAGGCTATGGTGTTGTTTGGATCATACCCTCTTTATAGAACATTACAAGGGTAAGATTACTCTTCTTATAGTTTATATTGATGACATAATTATGACTAGAGATGGCAAAGAAGAAATTGCTCGGATTAAGAAACAATTGGCTTAGGAATTCGAAACCAAAGACTTAGGAAAGTTACAATATTTCCTCAAAATAGAAGTGGCTAAATCGAAAGAGGGAATCTTTATTTCCTAAAGAAAGTATGTCTTAGATCTTCTAACAAAGACTGGCATGTTAGGTTGCAAACCAACAGAATCACCTATTGAGAGTAATCACAGGTTACAAGCAGGAATTAGTGAAATGGTGGATAAAAGAAGATATCAAAGAATTATCGGATGATTGATTTATCTCGCTCATACTCGACTTGATATAGCCAATGCAGTTAGTTTGATAAGCCAATTTATGCATGATCCTCGCGAAGCCCATATGCAGGCATTATTGCGAGTTTTGTGCTATTTGAAGTCTACACCGGGCAAAGATACTCTTCTCCAAAAATAGTCATCTCAAGATAGAAATATTTACAGATGCAGATTGGGCTGGCTCACTTGATGACAAAAGGTTTATAATGGGTAATTGTACACTTGTGGGAGGGAACTTAATCACTTATAAGAGCAAGAAACAAAGTGTTGTGGCTCGATCAAGTGCAGAGGCTGAATATAGAGGCATGACTCAAGGTGTTTGTGAGCTTTTATGACTAGAACAGGTATTGGaagagctaaatttgttgaatgaaAATGGATCAACCTTGTACCATGACAATAAAGAAGCCACAGCATAGATCAAAATCCAATGCAGCGCAATAAAACCAAGCACATCAAAATAGATCGTCATTTTATCAAGAAAAAAGTAGTCAACAGTGTCTTAAGTTTATTTTATCTAGCATCCGAAAAATAATTGGCTGATGTTTTTACTAAAGGGCCCAACTATAAGACTTATTATAATCTTCTTTACAAGTTGGGCATGCAAgatatatatgcaccaacttgaggggGGAATGTTGAGAACCTTTGATTATTTAATAACATTGAATAGCATATCTTTAGATATTACACCTGATTTTTAGAAATGCTAATTAGAGATATTCTTTCCTTAATTGATTAAATGCTTCATGTATATGTAGATGTACATATTTCTAAGAAATACATACTTATGAGAGAGTTTTTCCTTAACACATTAGAGTATTTTTCTCTAATTTCAACAAAAACAAAGGTATTTCATTCACAAATATCCTAAACAATGAATTTACACATGGCCATTAAATGTGACAATTCACAAAATAAGACCAAATACTAAATATTCTTTATGAAATTTGGAGATATAGTTGCTTACCTCTGACTGCACTGGATAAACAGGAAGATTAAGATCTGGCAGTTCACCGCATGATTTCTCCCTCTGCTCTACCTTCGTGGAAATTCCTTCCACGTCATTTTCAATCATCAATTTTTTGACAGGAGACTCAAGTTTTTTACAAGGCTTTTTTTCCACATACTTCTGATTTGTAGCTAGAGAGTTTGTATTATTCTCTAAATTGTTGGAATGGACGGTCACTCTCCTATACTTATCAACATCCTCTGAATTTGATGGAGATATAGAAGCATCTTTATTTGAGACTCCTATGCATGAAGAATGCTCAAACTTAGTTCCAATATTAGTAGTTGTTCTAATAGAGCTTACAGAAGTACTAAAGAGATCAAGCAATTTTTTATCATGTTCACTATTAGCATCTAAGTTCTGCAAGAGAACAAAAGATTGTTCTCTAGGCACTGCATTTGTTGCAACAAAATTTAGCCTCCCCTGTTCTACTTTCACATGCTTACTAGGTTTGTGATCACCAACTTTCTCTCCTTGAGCTTCAGCcatatttttatttcgttttcttGATGGTTGAGCCACTGACAAAACTATTTCATTTCTGGACCAAATCAATATACAATTAAAAAAGTCAaatcaacaataaaattaataaatcattTTCTCAAACAAAAAGTATGGCATGaataactattaaaaataagCAAACAAAAACAAGTATGCATCACAAATCTGTAATTATATGACGATATAATAGCTCATATTGGAAAACATGGTTTATGTGGAAATCAAGGGATGTTAAAATATTTAGGAGTAATTATGTTGATCAATGATTGGTATAAATACATTACTACTAATTTATTGactagtgtcacggacttaggatttttgcctcacaatccgtgcggccttaggcagtttcttgctTTAAAAACTCCTAAGTCAGCCTAACAACCACAATttgaggattcaatagaattcccctTTGAAAACCAACACAAACGAAAGCAACTCAACGATCAAACAAAGGCGAACGAAGAacgaaataagaacaagccacgaaatatcaagaacacaagagagaataatgtttgagtgaatactctcaagaaCTCTTATTATTcctcaaaactcaagtgatttacattgaggggagaggcctctatttatagtagagcctccccaaatccaacggtacagatcaagtaCATGAATGGCTAAGATCGAATGGTAcctacaaatcaaatctctaagatttacaaaatcatatctcctaagattacatatcaaatCTACGATTGTATATCTTcaaagattatgtttccatatgtgacgAGCTTAtagatgggccttcaatctcttcaagcaatgGGTCAGTCCGATCGGTCCAAATGACCTCCTTCCCACTTGATGGATCACACGaatgtgtcatggttgcgggctcccatgcgcaacccatgacattctcccccaccaaaTCTAGCGACGTCCTCGTTGCATCCTTCGCGTGGTAACGATCTATCTTGTCTTGAAATTGCCACAAGGCTTCAGCGGGTTCCCAACTTGTCTCACTATCAGGGAATCCCTTCCATCGGACTAGGTATTCCTGCCGCGGTCGATAGTACTTTCGTCTGATCACACGATCCCCCTCTATGTTCTCCACTTCTCTATCATAGGCGGTTTTTGCCCCCATCGGTGCTCGTTTGGACTTGTTTCGGTTTGGGTCTTCTCCATCTTCATGGAATGGCTTAAGCATACTCACATGAAACACTGGATGGAGTTTGAGTTTTTCAGGCAActcaagcttgtaggccaccttgcctaccTTCTTCAAAACTCAGAACGGCCCCTCATAACGTCGAACAAGCCCTTTATGCAACCCATTGTGTCGCAAAATCTGGTGCAGTTTAGCAAGGACGGAGTCACCAACCTGATATTGCACATCCCTTCGATTCTGATCCGCCCACTTCTTATTGCGCTTACTTGCCTTGTGAAGACAAGCTCTAGCCAAATCGTTTTGCTCTTGCCAATCTCTCGCAAATCGATAGGCTGCTGGATTCGGTCCCCCATAACGAGTCGCAACAGCATTGGGTGTAAGTGGCTGTTGTCCTGTTACTATCTCGAACGGACTCTGGTTTGTCGCCCCACTTCTTTGCAAATTGTAAGAAAACTGAGCCACATCTAGCAACTTTGGCCAgtccctttgtgtggcactcacatagtgccgtagatatatctccaacaacgtattcactcgttcagtttgcccatcggtttgtggatgcatgctGGTTGAAAAGTTCAAGTTTGAACCCATTAacttgaacaactccgtccaAAATCGTCCCGTGAATCGCCCATCTCGATCGCTGATGATAGATTGTGGCACTCCCCAATACTTCACCACATGTCTAAGAAACAAGCGAGCAGCCTCCTCAGCAGGACACTCCTTGGTTGTGGGGATAAAAGTTGCATACTTcgaaaacctgtccaccacaacaaaaatgcttgcaaatccatcagatttaggcaaacctacaataaagtccatggataaactctcccatgggCACTCCGGAATAGGTAAAGGCTGTAGCAACCCAGCAGAAGCCTTCAACTCGATTTTATCTTGTTGGCACACCAAACAAGTTTTCACATAAGTCTCCACATCGTCACTCATGTGAGGCCAATAAAATCGATCCTCCAAGAGAGCTAAAGTGCGGTGCATGCCTGGATGTCCAGCCCATCTTGAAtcatgacattccttcatgacttccttTCGTAAGTTCCCATGTTGGGGCACATATAGACGTTGTCCTTGAGTGTATAATAATTCTCCCTCGAGCCAAAATCGCCTCGTTTTTCCCTCTTTagcaagctcaatcaaatttttggccgTGGAATCGTGGGACAACCCTTCTTGAATGCGCTCCAATAAGGGACTATTGGGTTGGCTTATCGTTGCAAATTCCATCTTTCGGCTAAGCGCATCAGCTACAATGTTGGCACTCCCCGGCTTGTACTCCATGCTAAAATCAAACTCTGCTAggaaaacctgccaacgagcctgtttgggggacaactttttctgggttaggaaataactatttgcaacattatcagtgaataccacgaacctggaacccaGCAAATAGTGCCTCCATGTGCGCAAACAATGCACCACAGCAGTCATCTCTTTTTCTTGGACCGTGTATCTCCGTTCTGTCTCATTcagctttcgactctcgaaagcaattggatgtccttcttgcatcaatactccCCCAATTGCATAGTCTGAGGCATCCGTGCGTACCTCGTACGCCTTTGTAAAATTCGGTAAAGCAAGTACAGGTTCACTCACCATTGCTTGCTTTACTTGGTCAAAAGCTTTCTCACACCGAGAGTCCCAGTCCCATACTTTGCCCTTTTTCAATAAGTCCGTCAAGGGTGTAGTGATCTTGGAGTAGCCTTCAATGAAACGTCGATAGTAGTTTGCTAAACCAAGAAAGGACCGCAATTCCGTTACCTTGGTTGGTGGCTCCCAATCGGAAATTGCTCGGACTTTGCTTGCATCCATTCGGATCATGCCACCTCCTACAATATGGCCAAGAAAAGGCACCTCTCgttgggcaaatgagcatttTTCCTCTTTGACATACAGCTCATTTTCCCGTAGGACTTGGAACACCTCTCTCAGATGTCCAACATGCTCCTCAAGCGTCTTACTGTACACCACAATGTCGTCAAGATAAACAACCACAAAGCGATCTAAGAAAGGTTGtaataccttattcattagggtgcaaAATGTTgccggagcatttgtcaacccgaacggcatcaccaagaattcAAAAGACCCATACCGAGTCACACAGGCTGTTTTGGGCTCATCCCCTTCGGCTACTCTCACTTGGTAGTACCCCGATCGCAAATCCAACTTAGTAAACCATCTCGCGCTACcaagttgatcgaacagatctgCAATGAGAGGAATGGGATACCTGTTCTTCACAGTGATCTTGTTTAAGGccctatagtcaatgcacaatcttaAGGACCCATCATGCTTCCTTTGGAATAACACCGGCGCTCCAAATGGGGCTTTGGAAGGTTTAATAAACCCGGCATCTAGAAGTTCTCTTAACTGCTTCCTCAATTCCTCCAACTCAGGCGGAGACATTCGATATGGTGCCCTTGCTGGTGGCTCAGTATTAGGCAACAACTCAATCTTGTGATCTACCTCCCTCTTTGGTGGCAATGTCTTGGGCAACTCTATGGGCATTACATCTTGAAAAGACTGCAACAACTGCTTCACTTCTTTTGGGATTTCCTCCTCGAATTTCTCCTCCACATTGTTCCTTAAGGTGGCTAAATAGGAGACTTCGTTTCTACGTACTCCTTTGGCAAATTGGATTGCCGACAATGTTTTGCCTTCCATGTTTCCCTTTCTTTTCATTCGCACCATATAACGATGGTTCGAATCAGAGATCATCATGTAGTTCTCGGAAGGATGAATATACGCATTAAGTCGGTCAAACAAACTCAATCCTaccacaaaatcataatcatcaagtGGGATTACCTTAATGGTTGCCTTGCCTGTCCACTCGCCAAGTTTGAGTTCCACCCCTTTAGCCACACCCGTTATGGGAATACTTTCTGAGTTTACCGTTTTTATTCGACCCGAATCTTCCTCCACTTTGAGACCGAGTTCCTTCGCCATCTCTTTAGACATGAACAAATCAGATGCACCAGTATCAACAAGGGCATTCAATTTTCTGTCTGCCACgatgatgtccacaaacatcagCCCATTACTCGTCTTGTCTTCAACACCGCCCAATATCGTACCAAGACTTTTGGTGTCAGGATTGGCCTCTTCGCGTGCTTCCATAGCATTGAAAGCGGCCCTCTTTGGACAAACACTCAACCGATGTGGACCTTGGCAAAGAAAGCATCTCATTGGCTCTTTCTTATCCCCTGGTCTACCATTATAATTCCTTGGGGTTTCGCCACTCCTTTCTGTTTGCTCTTTGTCTCCCCCACCATTGCCTTTGGGTCTTGGCTTGGGTTTGGAAGCATCATTATTGTCAAACTTTCTCCCACCAGCTTCGTAGAAGTTCTCTGCCTCAGCCATAGCTACAGTCAAATCGGTGATGCCTAGGCGGCGCAACTCTTACTTAGCCCACATtcttagcccatcctcaaacatATAAAATGCTTCCTTCTCATTCAAGTCTGAGATCTGAAGCATCAGCTCACTAAACTCCCGCACATAATCTCGAACAGTGCCTTGTTGCGTAAGCCGACGCAACTTAGCACGAGCCTCCTTTTCAGCATGCTGCGGATAAAACTGCTTCTTTAACTCTccttggaactcctcccaagtcccaatGGCCGTTCCTCCACGTCTCTCATCCGTGGACCTACGTCGCCACCATAAGAGAGCAACATCAGTAAAGTAAAtcgaagcagtgtttaccttagtgGCATCATCCTCAATGCCCATTGCTCGAAAATATTGCTCCAATTCCCACAGGAAGTTGTCCACTTCTCTCGCAGACCTAGCCCCCTTGAACTTCTCGGGTTTTGGAACATCTACATGGCGTTGCTTCGGTCCTGAAGTCAACATCCCATTTCCCAGAGCGACCTTACAAATTGtgagctcccccttaagctcAGCAATCTCCTCTTTCATGGCAGTCACCAGGGCCTCAAGAGCTTCGTCCCTTACCGTCAGCTTGTCCGAAGTGGATCTAAGAGTGTCAAGCACGAATACTTTGCTGTCTTCCCTCAGTTCCTCCATACGGGTTAGGACCACTTCGAGTGTCTCCCTCATGTCACCAACAGACTCCTCGAGATTGACTACTCGATTTTCCAAGCTCGACAATATGTCCCTCGATCGACTAGCCTTCCtggccctcccacgggtctccattggctcattCTCACCAACTTCTCTCGACATCCTTCAATAGTGCTTTCGAAAGACtggctcggataccaactgtcacggacttagaatttttgcctcacaatccgtgcggccttaggcagtttcttgctTTAAAAACTCCTAAGTCAGCTTAACTCCCACAATttgaggattcaatagaattcccctTTGAAAACCAACACAAACGAAAGCAACTCAACGATCAAACAAAGGCGAACGAAGAacgaaataagaacaagccacgaaatatcaagaacacaagagagaataatgtttgagtgaatactctcaagaaCTCTTATTATTcctcaaaactcaagtgatttacattgaggggagaggcctctatttatagtagagcctccccaaatccaacggtacagatcaagtaCATGAATGGCTAAGATCGAATggtatctacaaatcaaatctctaagatttacaaaatcatatctcctaagattacatatcaaatCTACGATTGTATATCTTcaaagattatgtttccatatgtgacgAGCTTATAGATgggtgatacggggttgcgcgcggaccaagatcgagttgccaagtcacgggaaactcctacgaaaaccctaaacaattagatctgaaacgaaacagaaaattaaaagattagatttttgaattttcagatctgaaataaaatctcctaatcagcaaagaatcaaattgagaatagaaataagtgttagggttcttgaaaccctcaaggagattgtgattctgcccaattgaacaccaagatagttttccccaaatttcgacaatctaatttcacccaaaaagagtatggaaaaaccctagaaattgggaatttttgggctgattccttaaaatagaaaaaggctgaaaacacaataagaacagaaaatagattagataatgattcagcacaagtagaaataaagaaagaattgacagtaagaaattaaaagataagtcctaagaagccttgaaatctcgaaagatttcacaactcccttcaaacggctctaatctcccctccaaagaatatcaatggcaagaagaaggttgaagatggctcccacaatcaaaaagattgttaaaacaacttctaaagaaaactcaagagagaaatcttggagaaaactcaaagaaaattctgctctcaacaaatctgaaattttaataataatgataagtgtttaacaaggtggacagccatgcatttaaataggccttataactagtcctaatctaattagaaaactaaaataaaaaaactcctaattattttaatatggaaattcggtcaaaggtcattttatctgggactcttggactgaatattgacataaaaatttaaactaagtaaataaataaaaaaataaaaataaaaataaaactttacaacttgggccactttgacaatttggcctgattttcaactaagtatggatggatttcttgattgggctgggaatttgcttattgggcctcgccttcaagaatttgggcttttgtgactcgtatcattcccccttcctcaaaaagattcgtcctcgaatctgaaaaatcaaatgaactcgactttcctctatcgaacgggactaatggcaattgagtccactgagaagaatagccatgagatagtaaatagtaacggaaataagcttgtagtccaatcataagcataatagaacaggtataacgcatg from the Gossypium hirsutum isolate 1008001.06 chromosome D09, Gossypium_hirsutum_v2.1, whole genome shotgun sequence genome contains:
- the LOC107931356 gene encoding ubinuclein-1 isoform X5 gives rise to the protein MAEAQGEKVGDHKPSKHVKVEQGRLNFVATNAVPREQSFVLLQNLDANSEHDKKLLDLFSTSVSSIRTTTNIGTKFEHSSCIGVSNKDASISPSNSEDVDKYRRVTVHSNNLENNTNSLATNQKYVEKKPCKKLESPVKKLMIENDVEGISTKVEQREKSCGELPDLNLPVYPVQSEKSHSLQSKDVSNLRTKGIMLERAMRELEKVVAQSRLSTMEVQDIDASSTTIKRRLPCEVKQKLAKVARLAHSSQGKISKELINKLMNILGHSVQLRTLKRNLKEMILMGLSAKQEKASRFEQIKLEVIEMIKSQASMLGDVPTCDIQEVLGYEEKVALKKQYSMDNVIEDKICDLYDLYTQGIDEDKGPQIRKLYVELAELWPNGIMDKHGIKSAICRAKERRRALSEHDKRGQEKEVGTENEDRCCRSLFSFSIAGWARESSFCV
- the LOC121221080 gene encoding uncharacterized protein, whose amino-acid sequence is MRETLEVVLTRMEELREDSKVFVLDTLRSTSDKLTVRDEALEALVTAMKEEIAELKGELTICKVALGNGMLTSGPKQRHVDVPKPEKFKGARSAREVDNFLWELEQYFRAMGIEDDATKVNTASIYFTDVALLWWRRRSTDERRGGTAIGTWEEFQGELKKQFYPQHAEKEARAKLRRLTQQGTVRDYVREFSELMLQISDLNEKEAFYMFEDGLRMWAK